The Euphorbia lathyris chromosome 2, ddEupLath1.1, whole genome shotgun sequence genome includes a window with the following:
- the LOC136219155 gene encoding beta-1,2-xylosyltransferase, whose protein sequence is MKTTHSKLFKIVLFLFLLNSISVFLYFSSHHHHHHNSEPPELKQNLDSVLDSHRHLKTDNQQNNFSNNTTIYLKPWPILPSYLPWTRNPDVAYGSCEAYFGNGFTRRLDVLPANPGGSSGWFRCFFSETLRSSICEGGSVKMVPERIQMSTGGEMIQEVIGRHEDEELPEFQDGAFQILGVEKKGRNVVDTDFLNAYVPRGQITRHTMRKLIGSIRVVNEKEFQCDQWIEEPTILVTRFEYANLFHTVTDWYSAYVSSRVTELPYRPHLVFVDGHSATPLEETWKAMFSSLRYAKNFSGPVCFRHVVLAPLGYETALFEGLNGDISCEGASAHDLWQNPDDRKTARLSEFGEMIRTAFGFSVNRHGAEKPVSGHNVLFVRREDYLAHPRHGGKVESRLSNEAELFNSLQSWALNHLECKVNLVNGLFAHMSVKEQVRAIQEASVIIGAHGAGLTHIVSATPKTVILEVVSSFFRRPHFQFIAEWKGLEYHAIYLDGAYANPRVVIEKLSKIMKGLGC, encoded by the exons ATGAAAACAACTCACTCCAAGCTTTTCAAGATCgttctcttcctcttccttctcAATTCCATCTCCGTCTTCCTTTACTTCTCCTCTCATCATCACCACCACCATAACTCCGAACCGCCGGAGCTAAAACAAAACCTCGATTCTGTCTTAGATAGTCACCGTCACTTGAAAACAGATAATCAGCAGAACAATTTTAGTAACAATACTACTATTTACCTCAAACCGTGGCCGATATTGCCATCTTACCTTCCCTGGACTCGGAATCCCGATGTCGCCTATGGTTCCTGTGAGGCTTACTTCGGAAACGGTTTTACTCGTCGCCTCGATGTTCTCCCCGCGAATCCCGGCGGATCTTCCGGATGGTTCCGTTGTTTCTTCAGTGAGACGCTTAGGAGCTCCATATGCGAAGGTGGAAGTGTGAAGATGGTGCCGGAGAGGATTCAGATGTCCACCGGAGGGGAGATGATACAGGAGGTAATAGGAAGACATGAGGACGAGGAATTGCCTGAGTTCCAAGATGGTGCGTTTCAGATTCTAGGGGTTGAGAAGAAAGGGCGAAATGTTGTTGACACAGATTTCTTGAATGCTTATGTTCCCCGAGGGCAGATTACAAGGCACACGATGCGTAAATTGATTGGTTCAATTCGGGTCGTCAACGAGAAGGAGTTTCAGTGCGATCAG TGGATTGAGGAGCCAACAATTCTTGTCACTCGATTTGAATATGCAAATCTATTTCATACTGTTACAGATTGGTACAGTGCATATGTTTCTTCTAGAGTCACAGAACTGCCTTACCGACCTCATTTGGTTTTCGTGGATGGCCATTCCGCA acACCTTTGGAAGAGACATGGAAGGCAATGTTTTCAAGCCTTAGATATGCTAAAAACTTCAGTGGCCCAGTTTGTTTTCGCCATGTTGTTCTTGCTCCTTTGGGATATGAGACTGCCCTCTTCGAGGGACTTAATGGAGATATAAGTTGTGAGGGAGCATCTGCACATGATCTTTGGCAAAATCCAGATGACAGAAAAACAGCCAGATTATCCGAGTTTGGAGAAATGATTAGAACAGCCTTTGGCTTCTCTGTTAATAGACATGGTGCTGAAAAGCCTGTTTCAGGTCACAATGTCCTCTTCGTCAGACGTGAAGATTATTTAGCTCATCCACGTCATGGTGGAAAGGTTGAATCAAGACTGAGCAATGAAGCAGAATTGTTTAATTCATTACAAAGCTGGGCACTGAATCATTTAGAGTGCAAGGTAAATCTTGTCAATGGATTGTTTGCGCACATGTCTGTGAAGGAACAAGTGCGAGCTATTCAAGAGGCATCAGTTATTATTGGTGCTCATGGTGCAGGTCTAACTCACATAGTATCTGCAACTCCAAAAACTGTAATTTTAGAGGTCGTTAGTAGCTTCTTTAGGCGTCCGCATTTTCAATTCATTGCTGAGTGGAAAGGATTGGAATATCATGCTATTTATCTTGATGGAGCATACGCTAATCCAAGAGTTGTGATTGAAAAACTTAGCAAGATAATGAAAGGCCTTGGATGTTGA